One Rhodoflexus caldus genomic window, GGCTGCTGCTTTTGCGGCTTCCTGCTTTGCCTGTTCTTTGCGTTTGGCTTGCTCGGCACGGTACTCGGCAGCACGTTTGGCGCTGCTTTTATCCCGCTGCGCAAAAACAAATGTGGGAACAGTGCCGATAAACAGCACTATTCCCACTATTTTCAATACGTTGGACAAACTCATCAGACAACTAAGGTAATTACCGATAACAAATGTTCAAAAATTATTCCAGAACTTACATCATTTATCGCCGTCTTTTTCAATGGTTTCTTCGTCATCGGAGGCGGCATCTTCCATCGGGCCCTGATTGAGGTAAATTTGACGGAATGTATTAACAAAGTTCAGGCGTTCGGATTTCTCTGCCAATTTGAACTTGTCTTTTGATTTGGGGTCGGCAATTTTTTTGTTCAGTTCCTCATCGGACGTAATCATTTTGATATCGTTACCCTGATAGCTTAGGTAGTACCAGCGGCCTTTGCTGACTTGCAGGTAGATATTGCAAACCTGTTTGCCTGCCATCGGAATTTCAATATAGCCGTCTATTATCAGATTGATGTTTTCTTTGAAGATATTGGACAGGTGAATTTTGCCCTTGCTGTAAAAGGCGCGCTGGTCTGCCGACCAATTTAGATTGACGTTGTGTAGAACCAAGGGCATGGGCAACACGTCCGAAATTTCGGCTCGGCCGCGTGTGATGCGGCGCTGAAAATCTTCAAAGTCGGAGCGCGATATCAAATTGGCAAGTTTATAAAGCAAGTCATCATCGTTTTTGATGGCGGTTTCGTCCAAATCTACCTGCTTTTTGATGTGTTTGGCGATATCTTTGAAAATATCTCCTTTGCCCTCTTCCAGTTTGATGGCCATAAGGGCTTGCATGGAGTAATTGTCTTCGTCGTATTTGGCGCGACCTTTGACTGCGGCAAGAATATTGAAACGGGCATCAGGCTTAGTCAACTCCATTTTGCCGTCAAACTCTGCCACGCCTTTGGATTTACCATAGGCAAATCGGTTGCCGACGTAATTTTCTTTCCGACCTTTGGTTTCCGTTACGCGCATGTCGCCTTCCTGTTTTTCAATGCCGTTTTGTGTACCGAAAATGGGGCGGTCGTTCTTGTTTTGCAGCGGCGAACGATAAATGGCGTAAATATTTTTACTCTTGTCGTTCAAGAAAATGCCCGAACCAACTTGCTGATTTTGAACTTCTTCCACGGTAGCCACCGTAATTTCCGATACGCCTTTGGCAGGGAACCAAATGTCGTTGTCTAGGTCTATGTAGCGATATTCGCCGTTGAATATCAGGCTGACACTATCGCCGCGCATGGTAACATCGCCGCGGAAAATGGTACCTGCTTTCCAAATTAATTGCTGGTCTTCAAAAATTTTGGTTTTAGTAATGGTCAGGATGGCATCGCGGTTGCTGTTGCGCCCGTACTGCGAGGGTACAAACTGCATCGGAATCTCAAATTCTTTGCCCTCATCGTTCTTGTAGTGATAAGTAGCGCTGCCGCTGTACTCATGTTTGGAAAAGACGTTGATTGTGCCTTTGTCTAATTGGTGGTATTGGTTTTCTGCCTGTACCGTTATCTTACAATTTTCCAGTTCCGCTATGGCACCTTCGGGCAATACGGTTACGTCGCCGTTGTTCGGAATGATATGTGCATCTACGGAGAATATGTAAGGCACACCCTTCACGTTTAACTGATAAGTTGTCAGATTATAATTAGCCAACTGACCGTTGAACGATAGCCCTTTTCGTTTGGCATCGGTGGAGGTGAAAACGGAATTCTCTAAAACTCCATCGTCGGGCATAGTCATGGTTATCTGCTTTTGGTCTAAATCCCATACTGCCCTTGCCAGCGATGTTTTATATTTGGTGTAGGGGAAACGGAAACTTTGCTCGCCTGCTACTTCGGTTTCTATAACGGCTCTTCTTTCGGCAAGGTCGTAGTCTATCCGCACGTTGGTTGCCAGCATGGCAGGGTTGTCTGCATTGTCATTGACTTTGATTTTGAAATACTCTGCATGACGTGCGGTGTAGCGCGACATCATAAAGGCAAACTCGGCAGACTTGGCAATAGCGCCCTTATTGTCTATAATGCCATCGCCGGCTAGTACTTTGGGCGTAAGCGTGAGCGTGCCTTTAAAAGTAGATTGCTGCTCTTTGGCGATGGTAGATTGGCCATACATTTTGAAAGGCTGTTTTACCGTATCGGTAGTGGTGAGCATCATGCTGTCCTGACGTGCCAGCCATTTGAGTTGGAAATTGTTCATTTCCACATCGGGATAGCTGGTGCCCAAGTGCTCGCCTGCGATAATTCGCCCGGAATTGTGTTCTTTCGGCCTTCCTTTGGCTGCCTCGCCCATGGTAGTTACCGAGTCGGGGTAGTACATAAAATCGGCGGAATTGAGTTGTGTCGACAGGTAATTGATATTGCCTCTGCCGCGGATACCGCCATTGTTGAGTACAATTTCGCCTTCAAAATAGCCGGTGGTCTCTTTGGCCGTGCCCAATGAATCGGTGTAGAGGGGATATCCTTTGGGGAATTTGTCGGAGCCTTTGGAGGTTTTGTGCACAAAACCAAAGGAGCCGTCTTTCTGCTGACTTATTGTTTCTTCAAAATCAGGAAAAATGCCGCCTGTTTTGAAGGTGCCGCCAAAACGCTCTGCACCTGCGGCACGGTCGCTGCCGCGCAGGTTAAAGGCTGTCATATCAAATTTCACACGGTCTTTGTAGGACTGGCTGCCCTCGATTTGTGCGCCTTCAAAGGCAATGTACGCCCCTGCGCCTGCCCGAAATTCGGGATAACGGTTCGCTGTAGTGTCGTTGGCATAGCGCCGCAACTGCCCCGAACGGTTTTTAGGGTTGGCCACATACAACACACCGCTGGCCGCCTGAATTTTGTTTTGCATCATCAGCGGTTCATTTTTACCTGACGCAGGATTCCGAGCCATTATCACCCTGCCGAGCGAGTCGCGCTGTGCCATCACGATGGAGTCCACTTTGGGCATATCTACCAGAAATCCATCGTAGTTAAAGCGGAAGTCGGAGCCGTAGTAGCGGTCTTTGATGCGGTTGCGCTTTAATATTTCCACCATACCGTTGATAATGATTTCACGGTTTTTCTGGACTTTTACAATGCCGCCCGTAGGTTCCACCCATACCCCTTCTTTTACAAACTCATTTTCTTTACCAACCGATTTAGGTCGCTTGGAAGGGGCAGTTTCGTACTGGTCAGGTTCACTGGGGCGCCACAGAGGGAAAATACTTACTCCACTGATAATCAAATCATTGGTTGTAAGGTTAATGATGATATTTTTGCCAAATTCCGTGATGGATAGCAGTTCCAAGTTGTCATAGTCTACCAACCCCATACTTGCGTTAGCATACAAAACGGCTTTGCGTTTGAGTTCTATCCAGCCGGTACTGTCGTCATAGCTCAAAAAGCCCATTTTGTCCATATTGCGCATGGTCTGCTGTAAATTGCGGGCATTGATTTTTGAGTAGTTGGCAAGTTCTTGCACAGTAAAACCATTGCTTTTGATTTGCTTGGCATATGCAACCGCCACGCCTACGGGATTATAGCTGCTACCCATCCGCACCTCTTTGCTGTAAGAGATGTCCGAAAAATAATCCATGGAACGGATGGGCAAAATAACGCGGTTGGAGTCTGCCACGTTCTGGTTAGAAACTGTCAAGTCTAATATCATACTGTCCTGCGACACGTCCCAACGCAATCGGTCGGCGTACATTTCCAATCTATGATACGTATCGGTAAATGGTGCCATATCGTACTCTCGGCGTTCTTTCACGGCGGATAGTTTTCCCGAACCGTGGTTGTAGTAAAGTCTTACGCCCGGGTGCGAAATGGAATCCTGACCATTATTGAGGTAAATCACCATTTCAGCGGCAGGATTGGTAACAGTCGTATCCGTAAAATTAAAATTGCGGCGCGATGCAGTGCGGAATTTCAACTCTCCGTTCTTTTTGATAAATACCTGCGAGGGGCGGTTGCTGAAATTAGCACTTGAAAAATTGCGACCTATCAGGCTGAACCCGCCAATATATTCAAGGTCTTTGGCAATGTCTTTGACGGGGATATTGGCATAATACGACTTGAAGCGCGGATAGGTGGCTTTTTCGCGTTTTGCCACGCGCTGGCTGTTGTATTCAAAAACGCCTAAAACAACCGAGTCGGTTTTGGCCGGATAGCTGAGGCGCGCATATTCTGCCGTCAGTGTAGGCCGACGCACGTCAAAGTGGTATTCGCTCAATGTACAAGTGATTGCATCGGCAGGCAAACCTGTACGCGTCCAATCGGTTTTGCCGTCTTTGCCGATGAAACGGGTTTGCATAATAAACAGGTTGCCCGATGTACCTCTGATGGTCAGCGTATCGGCAGAAGTGCGAATGGTAAGGTCGGTAGGTTCAATTTTGATGAAAGCCCCTCCCAATACGGGCATTTGCGGTTTTTCAAAAACCAACTCTTGTAGCCCGGGGCGCGTTCTTTTGGGCACTTCCTTCGGAGCTGTTTCAAACTCGGAGTTGCTCCAACCGCTGTCGTTACTGTCCCAGTTGCTGTCGTCCCATGGGTCTTCCGATTTCTGTTCGGTTGCGGGTTGCTCCTGCGGTAAATCCTGCGGTGTCCATTCTTCTGTTTGCGGTGCAGATTCGGTTTTATCGCCCGATTTGGCATAATCAAAGCTGAATTTGGCTGTCATCGGTATGCTCACTGTGGAGGCAACCGATTTGTAAAGTACGCCTTCGGCCAGAAACTGCTTGATGGTAGTCAGCAGGCGCATAAGTGCTTCGGAGGTATATTTTTTATCCTCTGCCGTGGCTTCTATCATTGCAAGCATGGCGGCCTGCTGGTCTGCCGGCAATTTGCGGTCGCGCACGGCGTAGGTTACGCAAATCAGCAGGTTTTCTATATGCGTGAGAAAATTGGGATTTTTCAGTTGGATATTGCGGGCGATGTTAAAAATTTTGGTTTTCTCCGCAGCCCCCAATTGCCCCTCCCAGATGGGCTGAAAATTGGCCAGAGTGGCCTTGGCAGTAGGGCTCACCGAGCGCTGATAGAGCACTTCCAAGTTGCCCATAAAACTGCCTTCTTCTTTGAGGGCAATGGACTGCGCATGGGCTGCCACCGCCGACACAACGGAAAGCAAAAAAAGCATTGCCCAACGATAAAACACAACTTTTCCCATAAATAAGCCAAATTCGTTTTACAGATAACGTTCTATTCTTTTTTGAATTGCAGCGCTGCCCAATTGTTTTTGTCGCTTTGACGCTCCAAAACAAGCCCTTGTTGCTCACAGTCGGCCTGTATGGCAGGGATATCGCTGACGTAAAAACCGCTGAGCAACAGCCGCCCGCCTTTTGCCAGCAGTCGGGCATAAATCGGCATCTCGGCCAGCAACACACTCAGGTTGATATTGGCAAAAATCAGGTCGTAGTAGCTTTCGGGGCGGCCACATTCGGCAGCCGTGCCTACGTAAGTACGCATCTGTACACCGTTGAGTTGAGCATTTTCGGCGCTACTCTCCACCGACCAGTCTTCCACGTCGCAAGCATCTGCCTCAATGGCTCCTCGTTTCAGCGCCAAAATCGCCAAAATACCTGTACCACAACCAAAATCAGCTACTTTTTTGTTCCGGCAATCCAAATCCAGAATAAAGGCAAGCATTTGGGCTGTGGTTTCATGATGTCCCGTACCAAATGACATTTTGGGCGTAATCAGCAAATCATAAGGGTAT contains:
- the prmA gene encoding 50S ribosomal protein L11 methyltransferase — translated: MSYTILTIYAPEDFADILKAELSMTGFSIFLDLENGAFETSIESHLFDRQSTEEIISRYSGGADIRMEIREEERQNWNQVWEESYPPVVVDDRCIVRAEFHAPIMNSRGEPYPYDLLITPKMSFGTGHHETTAQMLAFILDLDCRNKKVADFGCGTGILAILALKRGAIEADACDVEDWSVESSAENAQLNGVQMRTYVGTAAECGRPESYYDLIFANINLSVLLAEMPIYARLLAKGGRLLLSGFYVSDIPAIQADCEQQGLVLERQSDKNNWAALQFKKE